aaatgaaaaaaaaaaaagtttgttctAAAAccgtttaaaagttattatttcatttatatcgataaattaaaactaattaatttttttaatcaattactctaaaacaatttaatttacttagtaTTTTAAGTTGtcctaaattaataatattcaatcttGACTAACTtaattaggaaaaaaaaaaagattttcaacAATCACCACTTCATATATACCTACATGTAGTATAAATATAAGTCAATGCTAATAACAccgaacaaaatttaaatttcatacatacacatattaatCCATTCTACCAGGGCATTTATTGCAAAATGCATTTGTAAATTAGCATAAAGTCTAAATTATTCTAGCCTTTGCGAATCGTGTTACGTACACTATCGCTAAGAGGACAATCAATTATGTGTGAAAATAATTTCAGCAAACCTGACCTCAAATCATTGTTAGATTATTATAAAGGCCGAATTTATTTGTACGTTACATCTGACTGCATCCATCGTTAGCGATAACTCATAAACGGTAATACAATAAATGTCACGAACTAATCTTTGAGTGAGATAACGAGTTGAggttatttctaattatatattgaataattttacttctacGTGAAACTTCTAAGCGAATTCAACAAAAATGTGAACATAtagttcatattatttaatcactCTAGTTTTGCTCATGTTTTTATCGAGAAATGCtagataagtatatttttatatcgtatatGCAGGACTACGGTTTCTGTCGTCAAAAAGCTAACGATTTCGATAAAGAATGTAAGTGAAAAtggaattttaatattgattttgacaTATTGAATAATGGttcatataataacattatgtaCGCTATTTAAtgtgatatgatttttttttaaagtatttaaataaagttctcgggaaatgtttttaaaaattattagccGTATATACATACCCGATGGATATCCCCAgggatacataatatatagaaaaggACTAAAAGTTCTTCAttattaattaggtttttttaataatttcgataTTTAGAATTTCAGTAATGACCATCTATACACACTTTCACCACCCATTTAATCCCCTTATGGGATGTATTTTCAAAAGGGTCTGTCTCATAAACAGACAACGACTTATTAACAAATTCCTAAAGACCGATTTCCattatttgaacatttaaaaatgactatctatacaaaaaaaaaaccatttcaaCCTCCTAATCAATGAATTTTACAAAACACTATATcgactatatttttattgtgaatataacCCCAAACACCGATAACGATATTTCAGACATTGAAACACGGCGAACTTCAACATATGGGGTGACAGGTGGGGTTTTACTCATAAAAATAAGACTAATTTCTATAcctataattatcaaaaataacgaACTTCCATCCTAAGTTTCACACTCTtagatgatatattaaaaaaaaactacaacgCCTTtcattaacttattaatataagcctaattttattttccttacaTCACATTCTATACGTCATTATAAATTACCAGTTTCCATGGAAATTCCCCCACTTTATACCCTTAGAAGATGAGTTATGATAAATCTTTTCGTAATGGTGACCTACGTTTCATAAGGAatcctgtgcaaaatttcaacTCGTTAAACCCACCGGTTTAGGCAGCGCGTTGTATGTGGcagacatattataattttattgagtaGATGCTTTCATTTTCCACTGTTGAAACCGTTACAAATTATTCTCTTGCTAATAATTCTCTTGTCTGTGACTTCAGTCCTTTCGAATTCcgagctatttttaaatttacattaaaagcaGTTCAAgcagtaacaattatttttgaaaatattatattcgctCGGTAGTTAAAACTTGTAAATAGTGATTGAACTTTGGTTAAGTgcattagaattattaatacttttaagttacggaataaattaaaataaagttaggtAATTTTGCGGAACACTTGCGATAAGTGCATAATAAGCTTTAACGTAATGAGAAAAAGGAGATTATTCTTAAAATCAAGTTGATCACGTATATTTTTTAGCAAAACAACCGACTTCACTGGCATACTAATATAGCAATAATGTCGCGGTTGATTTGCTTGACTTTATTGAAGAATTCCGTTGTCTGTCTTTGAAACTCATAATCAGatctttacaaaattaattgggATTGTTTCGGAATAAACATCTTACGaacaaaaatctattttgtttttccggcataatacatatatattataaaatatatataaacatccaAATTCAGAGCAGGCAGTTCTTATTTTTGAAGTCGACGAAGTAGCAAAAAAGAAACATTCCGTAACGCGAGCTCAAAGTATGGGTCAGTGCCCATATTATGCCAgtgcataattaataaaaaaccattttcatattaaaaatcactctgaatacattttatatgtaactgTACTGTATCTGGTGATGGTAGGGGTAATGCTCATGAAAAATATTGCTATCAATATCCTAAGTGAtgtttttttcttcatattatGGACACCCCAGGCCTAGAGCTCCTGTTGCTCTTTCCTAAATCCGGCACTGACTACGCTCGCTTTAAATTCTAAGTCATGTAGACGAAACAAGTACCTACCCAAGCCTATATTTTGCTTTACGATTGGTTGAATCCACATGGGTCCGTGTGCGAcgtctataattttattaaaatatattataatttgtaaacaattatattcacATTAAATGTAAACCTCAATGTAATTACCTAGACTTGTATTATTCCAGGATGCTTTAATACGTAAGAGGCCATCATTAACTGggcatgtaattattattattatcagtattttataaatatttgcaatttgtGGTTTAAGACGTAGGTAGATATGTAGGAACCACACACTCGcctatattgtataatttatataattaccacattttttttaaagaacactTTAACCTACTTGGTACAACAATACACGTAGttcctaaatttatttaacatctcAAATATCTGTTTAAGTGAAAGTCCACATGTTTtgaacacatttttaatttgtacaagCAGCATCTTTCATGAAACCACGTGAACtctgtattaattttatcattaagatTAACTAAGCGTAGCCCATTAATAGTTAGGGCGTAAAACCAACTTCACTTCAAAATCCTTTGCAAGGTTAGAAAATAGCCATTCGACCATTACTATTAGACACACATTGGAATTCTCTATTTTAGCACATTTGACAACTTAGTATAAGAAAATCACCAATGATAATTTGATGATCTGCCTTGCCTATTAatgatagtaaaaaataatgatgtgaTGATAACGTTGCCCTAACCGATTTCGGCGGGGCAGTCAATCCAAAGAGAGACTAGTCAACTAcgtaggacatattataatacaaaagggTAGGCACAAGCTGAGGTGGTCGCTAATCCTTCACTTTTGAaattcgatgggacggcaaatccgaaacGACCAGAAGAGTTCAACCGCAGGAACGTATTTTCGTGCTTTCCGAAGCACAGGAGTGTACGCACTTCCAACTTACAGATTCCGGGCtgttattgagattttttttaattgagaaaAACTCAATACTTATTTGTTAGTTAGACTTGTATTTGGATCTGCgacattatatgtaaaatatttaaactgtgACATAAGTTTACCAGTATTAGGTCCTTGTGTCGGGCAGTCTTTACTTATTagatgagcaaatgggtcacctgatggtaagtggtcaccaccgcccaaagacaatggcgttgtaagaaatattaaccatttcttacatcaccaatgcgccaccaacctcgggaactaagatgttacgttccttgtgcctgtagttacactggctcactcgcccttcaaaccggaacacaacaatactgaatactgctgtttgacagaagaatatctaatgagtgggtggtacctacccagacgggcttgcacgaagccctaccactaagtaaagaCTTCATCTATCCTATTCTTATATCTATCTTCATCCTATTTTCTAACGCGTAACACACTAAAACTAGTAGATACTGCGATATTGACATATAAGAAATGGCATAGAATTCTTTCTATGATGTCTAGGAGTGTAACCAGCCTGGGTTCAGGTAGTGTTCTGGTGATCTTCCCTGGACACAACCCACCCACGCCCTTCTAAGTTTTTCTAGGGCGTCTCATCGATGATCTAAGTATAATTAATGTCTTACAATCATATCCTATATGTAAACCTTAGAatctaaaagaaaaaagaaaactatttatattattcaatagataaattatcgttcaaaaattatcttaattccttgcaaaaatattcaaaaacatttgcAATTGTCGTCAATCGTAAACGACTTAATTTTATCGTATACGAATGGCAGATTGATTAATAGCTGCGCGCCATCATAAAAAAACGCCATAACTCGTTACACGAATAATTTAAGCTATGTTAGCATAatgaagtataataaatttgtctTCAACAACACAGCAATACCCTTGGTTCGTGGTGTGAATATCATATTAAGCTTTAGTCCGAGAGCGTTACTTACTTCTTAATAAATGATCTATTCCTAATCACGACACGTATTTATTCGggagaatatatttaaatttaattacctattgatttgtgtgtaatttatcatttaaacatGTAAGATTTCTTCTAATTTCAAGTATCGGGATATATTAAGTTTCTTGGcagttcttctctgtagaatctgcATACCGTAGGTAGCTTTGCTTATTATAGTTTgtcaaatgacgattcaaaagtatttgtaaaaGTCTTctcaaataaagtatattttgttttgactaaTTATAACGTTCAATAGACATTATCGTTGTCTGAAAGAAGAAGAAAGTAGAATAATCTCAGTATACACAACAGACACGGTGTGAATAATTATTCAGAAATTTAGCAGAATTCGAATTTTTTGACCTTGCATAGCGCTTCGAAGAAGATTtgcaaattaaacaataaagtaTGTAATCTATTGTTAGTGTAATCGCTGTTGAATttctaaacaaaattatttacgctcaatttatttattgataaattaaatggtATATTACAAcagtataagaattatttttgaccaataccaaaatatatgtacttaagtataatttaaatgtacttacgttaatatttaaatgatattatatatggttttaatttgattaagaaAGTGCAGTTCTCCTTTACAGGTGATATCTGTCTCTAAGTCAAATAAgcctatacatttaattataattacttatataatatttttttactgtctaGTGTCTTTCGTCATCGGATGGGGTTACCGAGCATCTGATCAACGTCGTTGGGCTGTGCTGCACCCAGCTTGTGGTGGTCGCCAGCAATCACCTATAGCCATATCCGCACGACAGGCTATCCCCATTTCTATTCCAGCCATGGAAATGATTGGTTATCAAAATCCCTTGCCTGGACCTCTGACCGTCACAAATAATGGACATTCAGGTAAATAGCTTTGTAagcttactattttttttttattggagaCAAGAATTTAAGACTTCGACCTAATTGTACTTAGGCAtcgaaattacaatatttagtgctgttttttatagttatatctAGTAATCACTAATAGTTAGTAGTCACCTAGTAGCTAGTAATGACCACTCCCCTCGAAAAAAGATATTTATGAGACCTTTTCGGGCGTCTCATCGATGGTCCAAAACCTGAACATCATTGGAGGGGCGCCCGCCAACGCGCGGCATCAGGATATTTTAAACACCCCTGCACACTGTATAATATGAGCTTGTGTAGAgactaattttaatgtttagtttaagttgattaattaaaataaatgataaacgaTTGTAACACGAATTGTCCCGACGGCGATCAAAATCGTTAAAGTTGGCGTGGCAACTTCGGAGAATACTCAAGATTGtaattatgattatgtattGATTTCCAGTGGCTCTCACTATACCCAAATATTCGTCCGAGGAAGAAAAGAAAGGTTTTCGCCTTCCTTACATCTTTGGAGGTCCACTCGATAATGAATATGAGATCGAAGGTCTGCATTTCCACTGGGGTGACAAGAACAACCGAGGCTCAGAACATACTCTGAACGATATGAGGCTCCCTCTTGAAATGCACATTATCCATAGGAACAAGAAATACAGGAGTTTGGCTGAAGCGCTCCAGCATCCTGACGGTCTTTGTGTACTAGCTTTCTTCTACCAGGTATTTTTACCaactcatataaaatatttagctttATTCATGACTCTTACACGTACTATTGAATTCAATGTATAGTCATTAcacatttaatgtattttaaaatcatgAATTATCGAACTCCTTATTTTagctaaaataaatgatatcgtCATAAAATGTTGatacatatatgaaattatcACCAAGCTGCATTGTAAGAGCGTGGTAGAATACGCTGTAGCCTTTTCCTCTAAGTGTGCGTTCTTAGTGACAACAACGAAGACAACAGTGCGCCGCACACGCGGAATAGGACATACCTGAATTGTTTGTAACGGCGCGCAATACGATCATTAGTAAATTACGCTGGCAGATTCGTGCTCGTGTGCGGTGTGTGACGTTTCGCTGTCACACAGGACCCAAAGTGAAAGAGAAGAGGTCTAAGTTCTTAGCACCATTTAAGACTGACATATTTtacttagatatattatatcactACATCTTCATCCGATGacatcatttaaaatacatgtattaccttttttaaaCGCCTTAAAccacaaatgtaatttaataacggCTTCTGTTTACAgtatctaatatatatgtattatgcgTTTTTATCGAAAACTACTACTTAATATGTACCGATTACCGAATACATCGCGTGACTTTTCGAGGCGCTGTAATTGtttcataattgtaataaaatctaaaacatCGATATCAAATGATTTGTTGATGTTAAGAAACTAACAATATTAACAGTGGTACCAACacaattataatctatatttttatttcaggttGTCGAATTCGACGCGAAGCTCCTCACTCCAATTGTTAAGAATTTATCAGCTATCGAAAATTACAACACTACCATGCAGCTACCACATACCTTCTCCCTGTCCTCCATCCTTTCAGGTCTTGATAGTGAACGTTTCTACACCTACAAGGGCTCTCTGACCACCCCTCCTTGCGCTGAAGCTGTTACGTGGGTTGTATTCTCTGATTATCTACCCATTTCTGTATTTCAGGTAAGAACACTGAACATTatagctattatttatttacttactgaatattaaaaagaaattatttgtagagaattatcataatttaaaaaatgtaactaacttttgaagtttttaatttacatagaaaTTTGTCTGTAATATTAATGCTAACTattgacaaaacaaaatttattattaaaaaaaaattgtattgtttttcaGATGGATAACTTCCGTGGTCTCCTCTCTAACTTGAACCTTCCTCTGGTCGACAACTTCAGACAGTTACAGCCTCTCTTTGGTCGCCGTGTCTTCGTTCGAATTACTTCCAAGAATCCCAAATTTAAGAAAACTAAATTACATTACTCCAAATGGGATTGGGTTGGTCACAAGAAAACTGAAAATGACATCGCCGAATTCGATGATTAATGACCCAACGTGatcagaatttaaaataaccaCTCACCGCTTCTCGTTCTCTCTACGGGTAAAAGATAATCAATAAACACCAAATAATATTGAGTAATTGTTATTATCTGTTTAATATGTGTGCACTGTTTAATATTGTATGTGTGcgaatagtattattatgtgtAAGTTGTTAAtaatacatgtaaataaatttatagaacattttaaattgttttattaaatacgcatataaattataagaaacatacatagaatacataatacatcatttttttaaacattaaaactacTTTTTAGAAAGCGAGTAGCTATGTTGCGTAGTTATCGGAACCAAACGTTGActgaaaaaaagaaagaaaaataaatagcatatgtaaaaagtgatataaatataaagtaaaactcAGCCTTACCTTAAACCTATGTTCACCTTTTGCAGaagaaaaaacaacaaacataaATTGTAGCCACAATAACATGCACAGTCATGTTAATTAagggtaaataaaacaaatatttatggggatatattataatacaacttcaacaatctattatttatacatttttttatttattgaactaattatttattaatatctttttatctatataaatggTTTATCACACAAGTTTAAcaggataaaaatataatttattatctgtgcggaatgttattttaaactgtCAAAAAATGCACACTGAAAATGATTAAATGCAAAAATccatatcataattaatttgttagttaCTTTTCTTCGTAAGTGGCATATATACAACTGCCAGTCTGTTGCAGTCAGACAAAAACTCatgcataatttttaaaattattttagcgtACCAGGTCTTCTGGGTTGAACATGCcctgaaaacaaaatatatacattacgtttattaaaaatataattatatcttatttaaaaatttattttaaaaactacattTCAGAAAGTAAGTAGCCAcacattcttgccaccatttcacacagtcaagatttatacagtaacaattttttatttatatttgtatatatttaaggacttaatgtcaataattcttatgtaaataaatatatatatttaaatttttttatgttattagatgaaaattaaatttaaagtttaggaaataatatgctaataattcttaatttcaaATCTATTTTTCAATTACTTAGGCCCTAGCAgtaaaaaaacacatacattTTGAATCAGATTCTATCACATGGCCCAGACAACCAGAATATGGGCAAACTAGATCATAATGTTGTGAGATGAGGTTTTCTGTTCAATAAAATcaactaaattttattgattaaaatttaaacataaatgtgatattttattatattatttaatactcaTCAAGtacttagtaaattaaaaaaatatatttctatctctGATTTTATTTGAGttacttaaaaattaacttacatGTATGACAATGTAACAAAATCATTAGTTTAATGcagataaaatgtataaaactgaATACCTTAGCACGACGGAGAATAGAATCTTTGGAAGCATCGTAGGGATGGTCCTTTGATGGAATCTCTAATACTGCTGGGACTGGTGCGGTGTGTGAGTCGATCGCATGTCGGATCATTTCAGCAATGTTTTGGTTGATCAGGATTATGTCAATATCATCACGTTTAACAAATCTCTTGAAGCATTCTTCAACTTCACTTACCGGAGTATCTGTAATTGATTAAAGCAAACTAAAGTAGGTATTCTAAAAGGTTTTGAGTTGTAACAAGTGTATACAaaagatgtaaaaatatttcccTTTTATATTCTTAGAATTAAGCTAAGAAACTTACTTTTGTCAACTACCATGAAATTTGGATGTCTGTTCTTGTTGATTTCGCCGATCCCTCCAAGGAGAAATCCGACACAAGTGTCctgtaattgttaaataatttatatttaaataaaaacataaaaatatatgtgtgtgtgtactaTTTGAAATCGTTATTATGTAGTTACAAAAACTAAactccaataatatttatattgggaCCAGCAAAAGGAatgagaattttaaaatatatctttacttaCTTCATCTCCTATAACACTGATTAGTTTTCCTTTTACTGCAGCCTGAAGAgccatttttgtatattttttttgaggATTTTAGGCAAAATTTTCTTGAAATGGTAGCTGTCACAAGAACTCGTCACCTGACtatggattttttttgtaaggtTGTCATCCTGAGAATGAATGTAATctataaacaaaagttttttattaatatcatggCAAGGTACATAGTTTTTGCTCTAagtattaactaaaatatttatttaaatatctataatataaatttgcagtattatcatgaaatatttggggcaagttacattaatttagatattttttatatattttattttaccgttTAAGTAATTACGGCAGCCAACACTACATATTAAGTGTCAAAGTCAATGTGTCATCTGCCAAAGCATCATTGTGAAGTTGTGAATTTGTAGTGTGTTTGTGAATTGTTATtgccaaatataatatttccgatgtgcttacaaaatttattaggGAATTAAAATAAGGcaatagcattttttttctaactttacgttataatttgttaataaataatgttaaatataaaacactatGGAAGTAGTTCAGAAGATGAATCAGACAATGATACAGAAACAAATCAAAAACATAGCAACGAGACTCTGTTGACACATTTAAAACCTGTTGCACCCGATTTATCTATTGCTAAAAAGATGCAAATATGCGCAGCCCCGGCAGTTGTACCTACGGTATCCTAAGCTAAAGTTACTGATATATTATTACGTCtttaaacagtattattttacataaactttattatttctaGCTCAATGAAGACACTAGAGTCCTTCTACATCACAATCAAGAATTAACACATAATCCCAAATATGAGGAATTATATGCCCCAACATATGGTCCAGAAAATCCATTTCAGACACAACAAATGAAAGCAACAAGAAACATTCTGTCAGGCTATGTAGAGAAGGCCCACATTAGTGAATTTCAATTTGAGAACCAAAGAAGAACATTTACTAGTTATGGCTATGCTGTGGATCCATCCACGGAACCTATTGTTGATGAGAAAGGAGATTCCATTGTTGGTATGTTACAACAATACATAATTGTTGATCGACACAAATAGATGAAAGGAAAATTTGTACCGTAAcagttaacttaaaataaacatagtatTTATCTTTTCACATAGAAAAGAGTCATgctatatcattttttattattaataatgatcataatttaaattcaccTTTACTATGGttgttaaaatctattttaaggCCATTTAATAGCaccttaataaattaacatagtcaccttaaaaaactttttaaattaaactatcttacatatttagttttttatatgttatattaactcgtataagataaaacaataaaataaataaaaaaaaaactcttcaaaaaatactttgaagTCTCTGAATATTTCATACTTAcagtaaaattatgttatatttgaatttcagtATCAGAGATGGTAGCTGCACCAGAAGAGGCATCTGGTAAAACTGTCTTTGAAACCATAAAGAAGAGACCCTtagataaaaagaaaagaaacaaaaatgacAATCCTGAAGATGTGACTGGTTTCCTGGGACCTTGGGGAGGGTATGAGGGTGAGCAGAGGTAACAATTgttttttgattgaaaaaaatgttctattattttaaaagcgtTGGCACAGCTTTGTGAATTTTTGAATTAgtgaaattgttatataaaaaaagcaaaatataaacacaacttttaaaataactttgagACAATTATAGAAAgtgattattatagaaaattattacataCTGGTATAACTTTTTAAACCTAGTAGGAACCTGTTAGTGAATAAAGAAATTGTATCATCCTACCTTTTTTGCAATAagttctgaaataaaaatataattatttcacttgAGTATGTATACAtggaaagtaaatatataattattatcaaacaaatatcgaataaacttttaaatacttTAGGCCAGGTGAACAGCTATGTTATAAATaggaaagttaattttttttttatatttgtaccaGTTTGTTAATGCATCCTTTTAAACAaacaccaaaaatatataaagatttttgattttatgtatgaaTAGATAGATCTAAAAATATGAATGTCGTAATGATATAGAAATTTTtaggtaataattttttt
This DNA window, taken from Vanessa tameamea isolate UH-Manoa-2023 chromosome 7, ilVanTame1 primary haplotype, whole genome shotgun sequence, encodes the following:
- the LOC113400739 gene encoding carbonic anhydrase 7, whose product is MNSVISAAFAILAVNVSFVIGWGYRASDQRRWAVLHPACGGRQQSPIAISARQAIPISIPAMEMIGYQNPLPGPLTVTNNGHSVALTIPKYSSEEEKKGFRLPYIFGGPLDNEYEIEGLHFHWGDKNNRGSEHTLNDMRLPLEMHIIHRNKKYRSLAEALQHPDGLCVLAFFYQVVEFDAKLLTPIVKNLSAIENYNTTMQLPHTFSLSSILSGLDSERFYTYKGSLTTPPCAEAVTWVVFSDYLPISVFQMDNFRGLLSNLNLPLVDNFRQLQPLFGRRVFVRITSKNPKFKKTKLHYSKWDWVGHKKTENDIAEFDD
- the Vha14-1 gene encoding V-type proton ATPase subunit F, yielding MALQAAVKGKLISVIGDEDTCVGFLLGGIGEINKNRHPNFMVVDKNTPVSEVEECFKRFVKRDDIDIILINQNIAEMIRHAIDSHTAPVPAVLEIPSKDHPYDASKDSILRRAKGMFNPEDLVR